ATCAAGTCAAAGCTTAAACCCAATTTAACAAGTTTCTGGGCAACTTTCTCAGTTTTTTGCCTTCCTTCTTTGGTAAGGCTGCGTTCTTCATCCTTGATGCCTAATCCCTTGTCTTCGGCGATGCCATGACGAATTAAGTATAGTTCCATACTTTGAATTTTGTTAGCGTAACGGGTCGTAACCCGTACTTAGTTAGGAGTTACGTTTGATGTTAATGAATCCATCCTAACTTTAATCATGATTACGTATTCGTTGATCTGCCATTTGTCCGGTGTAATGAGGGGTTAGGTCGCTTTCAGATTTTGCAAACACTTTACTGCTTCGAGAACACCGCGACCTGTATCAATTAAAATATCAGTATCAACGATGGTTAAGTTAGTCATGTGACTTTAAAATAGTGGTTTAGCGGTCTAACGCTACAATTCAGCAGAGGTAGCTTCGCTAACTCCACTAAAGCTTTCCTCCGTCTATATGTATCGAAAATAAATTTATTCTATTAATTTAATTGCAGTTGTGTTAAATGCTCCATAAGGATTTGGTACTTCATAAATTTCGATTTTACCTTTATCTTCCAAAAGGTTAATTAGGGCATAAGATGAATTAAAGGAATATCCTTTACGCCCCAAATAATCTCTAACAAAAGACTTCAAACCTACAAAATTGGGAAAATCTGGTGATTTTGAACATTCTCCAAGTTGAAAAATTAAATCTTCTTCGCTCAGAATTAAGTATGGTTGAACACTACCTTCAGTATTTGTTACTTGTAGACAGCTATCTTCTATTTCTTCATTAATTCTTCCTTCCTGCTGTTCTAGTTGCTTCTGTTCTTTCTCGATTTCAAATAAATCATCAATTGCTTTTATCACAGCTTCTTTATCTGCAATACTCAAAGTTAATGCATCAATACTACTATCTGCATTATTAATTATTTGCTTTAGTTTGTCATATAGCTCATTTGCTAAATTTAAATCTTTCTGAATAAAATAATTATTATGAGCAACTTTATTTCTAATAAAAGTCAATTGTTCCCATTTTTTTTGAAAATCATTTTGTTCAAATGTATCTTTGAAATATTTGGCGTAGTTACCTTCTAAAAGTTCTTGTTTTAAACTTTCTAAGTCTGTTGCTGCTTTAACTTTACTGAGTACATCTTCTATTTTTGTAAAGATTGAAGATTGACTGTAAATAATTTTTCCTAACTGGTCAAAGTTCAATAATGCAACATTTGCAACTACCACTTTTGTAAAAACTACTTCATTCTTCTTTTTACTATCTGCCTTATCTCTATTTTCTTTAGAAACTGCAACTGACCACCAGTCAGTCCCAATCTTTGTGATAAAAAACTTTACAATATATTTTCTTAATAAGCTTTCAATACTATTTATTAAAGGATATATACGAAGTGCAATATCATTAGAAACATGATCTATTAATATTTGTCTGTGGTCAAATCCCAAATCTCTTAGCTGATCAATAAGTTTTATTCTGAAAGGCTCAATATCGTCAAATTCGCCTTCAGCAATAATGTAGTAAGCAGAGGAAAACCGACCTCCAGTAACCATTTTACTCGTATCAAAAGGCTGAACAGATACTTTTATTTTTTGACTATTATCATTAATTTCAAGATAATTATCTGAAATCAATGGTTCACTATGCCATAAGCTTTCAATAGTCGATAAATTTATAATAAAATTTTTAGGTTTTTTAAACTTGACCTTTTCTTGTTGGTCAATACAGAGTAATTCAAATTTGAGTGGCATATTTATACCTATTTTAGGAAGGCTACTTCTACACAAATTAGATTACCCACTTATTGAACCTAGTTTCAAGGTATATTTACTTAATTTATGACATACTTAAAGTTTTTCATTTTGTATAAGATACAAAAGTTCCTGTATATTTATCCCATTACGGTTATTTCTCAGCGTTAGGATAAAAGTCTAAGTCTAAAATCTCATCAATAGAAAATGGACAGACGATCGCAAAGTTCTCCTCTGATAAACCAGTTTCCACCATTGCCTCTCGCCGCGCTCTTTGATAAGTAGTATTAATCCACTCGGCATCATTTAAAAAACGTCGCAAGCTAGGACTTTCTTGCAGCAATTCATCCAAATTCAGTCGCTCACGGGTAATGGTGACTTGCCAACTGTGGCTACGACGTTCTGGTTGATACTTCCACTTCAACAAATGCGATAAGACTAACCGTAATGCACTTTGCAACGCTCGCTGTTGGCTCTTACCCAAGTCCACCACTTCCTCAATTAAGTGTTCTAAATCCAGTGTGTCCCACTGATGCGATCGCAAAAGCTGTGCTGTCTGCTCTACCCACGCACAAAAATCTTGCTCATATAGAGTTTGTAACATTTTCAATTCTATAGAGTTCATGGCGCTCCTTCTTCACAAATAAAATAGCTAGGTGCGATTTAATTTTATTTCTGCCTACCTACTTAACATTAGTCACAAACTACATCCTCAATCAGTTCAGCCTTTGTAAAAAGACCAAAATTCCCAACTTTTGAGAAAAGTCGGGAATTTTGTTTATGAGGAATGACTTAGGGATGTTATATGACCAAACACTTTGACTGCTGCACGAGTTAGGAGTTCGCCCCATCTCCTTTATCTCCCTCTATTCTGATTGAATCGGATTATCTCTGGGATTAACTAACCTCAGCAGTTTTTGCTTAATTTGAGCGTCAAATACTTCCCACTTCATTTTCGCATAAGCGGAATTTTCGTTGCTGCCAGATAAGAAGCCCATCGGAATTTCAAAGCCGCCTGCGCTTGTCCTTCCACCGCCGAAAAACCGCCCGGCGCTATCTTGCCCAAAGGCTTCTTTGATGAATTCATCGGGGTCAAGGGTAAGTTTGGTGGTTCTCAGGGAACCAATGACTATTTCCAGTTCATCGTCTTCATCGTGAACAATGCCGTAAACTACGGCGGTGTGAACGTTTTCTTCGGTGACGAGAAAATCAGCCGCTTGGGGGATGGCATCACGGTCGTCGTAGCGTAAATAACCAACACCAGCAATGGAAAAGTTATTTTGGACGATGCGATTTTTTAGCGATCGCTCGATCACATCCATTACCCGCTTGGAACGGTTCGCCTGTAAAATGGCGTTTAGCAATTGGGCATCATAAAATCGGCTTAAATACGCAGCTGCCATAAAGTCTTCTTCTTGCGCTTGCATTAACCGATTTGTATCCGATCGCAAGCCGTGCATCAAGGCAGTGGCACATTTAACGTGTTGATTTATGCTGCTATCTAATGCTAGTAATCCCGTTTGGAGATATTGAGTAAAAATTGTTGCCGTCGCTCTTACATAAGGGCGGATATCCTCAAACTCTGATTGCAGATCGCCTTGGATACTATGATGGTCAACGAGTACCACTAGGGGAATTCCAGCTTGCTGCACTGCTGACAGTAGCTGTGAAGTAGTTCCCTGGTTATCAATTAATACAAAACCTTGATAAGATGACAAATCTTTAGTTTTCAAGGTTTGTGTTGTCCAGCGTTGGATAGGTAAGTTAGTCAGCCTTACCAAAGCTATATTTTCTTGATGGCTCAATGCGCCAGCATAAATGATTTCGCATTTGATATCATATTGCTGGGCAATTAACTGATAAGCCCATGCACAAGAAAGGGCATCAGGGTCAGGAAAATCTTGTAAAATTACCAGTTGGCGATCGTGTCGATGTGCCAAAAGGGTTTTTTGCAGTTCTTCGGACTTTTGTTGTGCCAGAGAATTACCACGGTGACTAAGAAATATAGCTCCGTCACCTACCGATGGCGGTAATGATGGACTTTTAAATGCAACTTCCACTGGCGCTTTCTCGATTTCAGGTTCCTCTGGGTTTGGCTCTGCTGTGGTCAATGACAAACTCTCAAACTGAGTAACGGGAGAATTCAAGTACATAGGGAACTTTTTTAAAGTGTGAGGCTCCTTTAATTCAGAAATACTAAGATCAGCAATTTACTGAATTTAGCCACATTATTTTGATCTTCGCAAAAATATCAAGACATTGCACTATACATCTAAGTATATTTTTTGTCAGTAACAGCGCTTGACATCAATTAAATTCCACTAAAGGGTATATGAGTGCTGAAAACAAGCAAGTTTTCTATATCGGGCTGTATCTGGCAGCATAAAGCAGCATAAACCTGTTTGAGGAGCTTTTTTCTCTTCCTTAAATTGAATTATCAGGATTTTTATCTGAATTTTTTATCTGACTTAGGGTATACTTTCTATCTTATACTTTAGGGTTAGTCCTTGCTCTTTCAAATATTCTTATGCTCAATAATCTCATTATTATGACTATTGAGCAATTAACAATTACTTTTAATTAACAACGCCTGTTTGTATCCCCTTTGAAAAGTCTCAGAATTCAGAGAGGATGGCTAGCAAAAGAGAAACCACATACACAAGTGTAGAGGCTTAAGCGTTGACCATTGCGCCGATCTACGAGACGCGATCGCCTTTGTTGCCAGCCATATAGCCGCCAATTTTTCAACACTCCATTACTAAAGCTGTTCGATTGAACCTAAAGCAATAAGGTATTTCTTTTTTATCCTCTGCTCCTCTGCGTTTTTGCTCAAAGACCTATAACATACTTTTGCCACTCTGTATGCAGTCCACTCTTAAGATGTTTGCTGACCTCGAAATAGAGACTGCTATAAGGTTGGCGGGGAGGATGGCGTAAAGGCATGTGAGCTTCATGGGGAGTCCGACTGCCTTTTTTCACATTGCACCGGACACAAGCTGTCACAATGTTCTCCCAGGTATCGCCCCCGCCGCGCGATCGCGGTATTACATGGTCTAGAGTCAACTCATCTCCTGTGTAACCACAGTATTGACAGGCATGACTATCACGGTGCAATATATTTCGGCGAGTTAGAGGAATTTCTTTATAAGGAACACGCACGTAATGACGTAACCGGATTACGGTCGGCAACGGAAAATCCGAGTACAAAAATTTACCGTTGTGTTCTACGCGTTCTGCTTTGCCCTTGATTAACAGAACCACAGCACGCCGCCAACTCGTTATATTGAGAGGTTCGTAAGATGCGTTTAAGACTAAAACCTTCCCCATTTATCTGCGCTCAGGGTATTAGCTTTACATAAATGTTAACACAAATACACCCTGCTAGGAGATGAGAATAAATTATACTTTCGGCAGAATTCGGCAATTAATATATAACTTAAGAGTTATCAGTGAAGAGTTAGCAGTTTTTAAGTAAAACTTCTTACTTTAAAATAATAATTTTACGTAGATTAATGTAAATAACACAGCAAAAAGCCGAGCCATAAGATTTACCTCTAACTCCTTACTCATAAATCTTAACTTTTAGTTTATTACTGCAACATCTTGTATCACTTCCAATATGAAGGTTAAACTTCCTAGTTAATCTGATCTCGCTTTTAGGAGCGTGTATAGATAGATAACTTGAAAGTTTAGCCGTGGTGGGATAGGAGTCAGTACATAATGTTAAGTCGCAAAGAAATCCCTGGTGTAGTTCCTAATCAGCAGTGCGACACCTACGCGTGGTTTTCGCAACGAGCTTGGGTAGAAATTGATTTGGGGGCGTTGTCGTACAATGTACAGCAATTGGTGCAGTTTTTATCGCCGCGTACCCAGTTGATGGCAGTAGTAAAAGCTGATGCTTATGGACATGGAGCGCTAACAGTCGCCCAAACTGTAATTCAATCAGGAGCTAGTTGGCTGGGAGTCGCTACAGTTCCAGAAGCTATTCAATTGCGAGAAGGCGGGATTGAAGCGCCCATTTTGATTTTAGGAGCAACTCATACACCAGAACAGATTCATGCGATCGCACAATGGAATCTTCAGCCCACACTCTGTAGCCCTAAACAAGCTTTGGTATTTTCTAATATCCTGGAATCCATGAATCATGGTTCGCCAGTGCCCGTACACATCAAATTAGACACGGGTATGTCTAGGTTAGGAACTAATTGGCAGCAAGCTGGTGAATTTGTGCAATTAGTGCAGCGCTTACCACATCTATCCATTGCCAGTATTTATTCTCATTTGGCAACAGCAGACGATCCTGATACAACGGCAATGGAAGAACAGCATAGACGATTTGAGGAAGCGATCGCTCAAATCAAAGCAATGGAAATTGAAGCGCCTTGCTTGCACTTGGCAAACTCAGCAGCTGCACTCACAGATCCGGCATTGCATTACGATATTGTACGTGTAGGTTTAGCCGTTTACGGACTTTACCCAGCACCGCATTTACAAAATGCGATCGATCTCAAGCCCGTTTTGCAACTTAAAGCACGAGTCACCCAAGTTAAAACAATTGCGGCAGGAACTGCTGTTAGCTACGGGCATAAATTTATTGCCCCGCGTGAACTTCGCCTCGCTGTTGTCGGAATTGGTTATGCTGATGGCGTTCCTCGTAGTCTTTCTAACAAAATGCAGGCGTTAATTCACGGTCAGAGAGTGTCGCAAATCGGCACAATTACAATGGATCAGTTGATGCTGGATGTAAGTGCCATACCCAATATCCAAGAAGGAGAAGTAGTCACCTTACTAGGAAAGCAGGGAAAAGAACAAATTTCCGCAGACGATTGGGCAGAACAACTAAACACTATTTCTTGGGAAATTCTCTGCGGGTTCAAGCATCGTCTGCCTCGTGTTGCAGTCATGTAATTGGGTATGGAGAAGAGACAAGGGAGACAAGAAAGAGAGGGGAGACAATGGAGAGAGAGCTTGTTCAATAATTCCCCCTTGTCCCCCTGCTCCCCTGCCCCCTGCTTCTTCCTCATTCCCTATTCCCAAAAATAATTTCTTATGGTATGATAGTAAACTGATGCGGATATGGCGGAATTGGCAGACGCGCTAGATTTAGGTTCTAGTTCCGAAAGGAGTGAAGGTTCAAGTCCTTTTATCCGCATTTTTAATTTCCAAAAACTGCATAAGCTAATAGGCTAGGCAGCAAATGAATTAATTAATCGTCAACTGCAAGCATGAGAATCAGTAGAGCTGAACTTTGCTGTTGTAAAGAAATTATTGTCTGCATTTTTTAACTTTGCGATCGCACCTTCTTCCTTCTCTGCGCGAACGCGGTTCGTTCTCTTATCTCTCAAATTTATTTAATGGGACAGACCACTAGGGTATAACCCATTTCAGGTTAGGTTTTGAACGTTATAAATTTTCAAAAATCAAATATGCATCCTAATATTAGTTACTTTTGTAACTATTTCAACATGACTTTGTATACAGGCGTATACCTGATTATTCCGATTACATTGAGGATGTACAAATCAAGTAACGCAAGGCAGATTAAAGGATATATGAACCGCTTTAAATCTATTCTTCTTGGAGGCTTATTAGCAGCGGCTTCAATTGCTGCTATTTCTCAAAATGCTAATGCTGCTGAATTTAAATCCGATCGCGATCGTTTTAATGGTAATACTGTAGCTTTTAATAACAGTAAAGTCCAACACGAACGTCAAATTCGTGAACAACGCGCTCGTGAATTACGTGAGCGCCAAGCTCGTGAATTGCGTGAACGTCAAGCTCGTGAACAACGCGCTCGTGAATTGCGTGAGCGCCAAGCTCGTGAACAACACGCTCGCGAACTGCGTGAACGTCAAGCGAGACTTCATCACTAAGAAAATAAATTTTAACTCACTCATATTATGTTGGGAGAGTATTGCTACTCTCCTTTTTTTGCATAAATATACTCAAATTAATGGCCGAATTCAGCTAAATCTGAGGTGATGAGTTTTTCAATTAGTTCTATAACACCATCTCCCCGGCTACCATTAGTCACAAAATCCACATGCTCTTTGAGCGCTGGCACAGCATTAGTAACTGCTACTGAACAACCACAAAAATTGAGGAAATCATGGTCATTTTCTGCATCACCAATACCGATTACATTTTCAGGTGATAACTGCATCTCAGCCAAAGCTGCAGCTAAACCTGTGGCTTTGTTAATTCCTGAGGGTAGCACCATCACCGCACCTTTATTCAATATGACTTGTAATTCTAATCCCATATCGCGAATAGTTTCTAAAACTATGCTTTCTTGGGGATGCCAAGTGGCAACAATTACACGACCAACTGACAGAGACTTAACTTGGCGATGGCGCAATGCGTTAATAAATTCTGCTGATGGTTGCGAACCTAATAATTTCTCCTGACGGGTAGCTGGTGAGTACAGCAAAGCGCCGTTTTCTGCCACTACATAATCAAATAAATCTACTTGTACAAAAACTTGCAGCAATTCATCTAGCTGTCTGCCTGTCACCAAGATAAGTTTGTAACCAGAACTTCGCAGACGTGAAAGTGCTGCCAAAGTCTTTTCATTTACATGATTATCAGTTGCTAGTGTACCGTCGTAATCAGTGGCTAATACAGAATAACGCATAATGTTACTCAATTTCTTTGGCTGTTAAACGAAACTTTTCTCATTGTGAGGAATGCCTGCACTAGCTGCCAATGGTTCTACCATTGGAGCAATTAATCAATTTCCTTTAGTGTAAAGATAAGCATTTAATAGTTTTTTACCAGTAAATAAATACACAAATCATTCAGCAATTATACATCTAATGCCTAATGTAGAGATGTGGCGATGTCTACGATGGTCACTGAGCTTGTCGTACCACTTCGTGGAAGCAAGCTACGCGCAGCGTCTCGTAGAGAAGTGCGGGCTACGCCTACGCGCTTAACATCCACAGTACGAATAAACTAGCGATCGCGCAAATTTTTTGAAC
The Nostoc punctiforme PCC 73102 genome window above contains:
- a CDS encoding DUF29 domain-containing protein, encoding MNSIELKMLQTLYEQDFCAWVEQTAQLLRSHQWDTLDLEHLIEEVVDLGKSQQRALQSALRLVLSHLLKWKYQPERRSHSWQVTITRERLNLDELLQESPSLRRFLNDAEWINTTYQRARREAMVETGLSEENFAIVCPFSIDEILDLDFYPNAEK
- a CDS encoding HNH endonuclease, yielding MGKVLVLNASYEPLNITSWRRAVVLLIKGKAERVEHNGKFLYSDFPLPTVIRLRHYVRVPYKEIPLTRRNILHRDSHACQYCGYTGDELTLDHVIPRSRGGGDTWENIVTACVRCNVKKGSRTPHEAHMPLRHPPRQPYSSLYFEVSKHLKSGLHTEWQKYVIGL
- a CDS encoding HAD family hydrolase gives rise to the protein MRYSVLATDYDGTLATDNHVNEKTLAALSRLRSSGYKLILVTGRQLDELLQVFVQVDLFDYVVAENGALLYSPATRQEKLLGSQPSAEFINALRHRQVKSLSVGRVIVATWHPQESIVLETIRDMGLELQVILNKGAVMVLPSGINKATGLAAALAEMQLSPENVIGIGDAENDHDFLNFCGCSVAVTNAVPALKEHVDFVTNGSRGDGVIELIEKLITSDLAEFGH
- a CDS encoding DHH family phosphoesterase; translation: MYLNSPVTQFESLSLTTAEPNPEEPEIEKAPVEVAFKSPSLPPSVGDGAIFLSHRGNSLAQQKSEELQKTLLAHRHDRQLVILQDFPDPDALSCAWAYQLIAQQYDIKCEIIYAGALSHQENIALVRLTNLPIQRWTTQTLKTKDLSSYQGFVLIDNQGTTSQLLSAVQQAGIPLVVLVDHHSIQGDLQSEFEDIRPYVRATATIFTQYLQTGLLALDSSINQHVKCATALMHGLRSDTNRLMQAQEEDFMAAAYLSRFYDAQLLNAILQANRSKRVMDVIERSLKNRIVQNNFSIAGVGYLRYDDRDAIPQAADFLVTEENVHTAVVYGIVHDEDDELEIVIGSLRTTKLTLDPDEFIKEAFGQDSAGRFFGGGRTSAGGFEIPMGFLSGSNENSAYAKMKWEVFDAQIKQKLLRLVNPRDNPIQSE
- a CDS encoding HEPN domain-containing protein; the protein is MPLKFELLCIDQQEKVKFKKPKNFIINLSTIESLWHSEPLISDNYLEINDNSQKIKVSVQPFDTSKMVTGGRFSSAYYIIAEGEFDDIEPFRIKLIDQLRDLGFDHRQILIDHVSNDIALRIYPLINSIESLLRKYIVKFFITKIGTDWWSVAVSKENRDKADSKKKNEVVFTKVVVANVALLNFDQLGKIIYSQSSIFTKIEDVLSKVKAATDLESLKQELLEGNYAKYFKDTFEQNDFQKKWEQLTFIRNKVAHNNYFIQKDLNLANELYDKLKQIINNADSSIDALTLSIADKEAVIKAIDDLFEIEKEQKQLEQQEGRINEEIEDSCLQVTNTEGSVQPYLILSEEDLIFQLGECSKSPDFPNFVGLKSFVRDYLGRKGYSFNSSYALINLLEDKGKIEIYEVPNPYGAFNTTAIKLIE
- the alr gene encoding alanine racemase — translated: MLSRKEIPGVVPNQQCDTYAWFSQRAWVEIDLGALSYNVQQLVQFLSPRTQLMAVVKADAYGHGALTVAQTVIQSGASWLGVATVPEAIQLREGGIEAPILILGATHTPEQIHAIAQWNLQPTLCSPKQALVFSNILESMNHGSPVPVHIKLDTGMSRLGTNWQQAGEFVQLVQRLPHLSIASIYSHLATADDPDTTAMEEQHRRFEEAIAQIKAMEIEAPCLHLANSAAALTDPALHYDIVRVGLAVYGLYPAPHLQNAIDLKPVLQLKARVTQVKTIAAGTAVSYGHKFIAPRELRLAVVGIGYADGVPRSLSNKMQALIHGQRVSQIGTITMDQLMLDVSAIPNIQEGEVVTLLGKQGKEQISADDWAEQLNTISWEILCGFKHRLPRVAVM